In Uranotaenia lowii strain MFRU-FL chromosome 2, ASM2978415v1, whole genome shotgun sequence, one genomic interval encodes:
- the LOC129743959 gene encoding uncharacterized protein LOC129743959 — protein sequence MQFFTLHRKFVYVRYRNQLCSCSTLIVIVLTVLALILPAWLLLEVNPSTLRDHFRLVYEQPNVAFAYRYLLLAEVGRSAETSSAPGTDIISCSSFESYNSLTEEWQECNAIKVVSSDDDMDGKIDRLSASVSFNLPEGSTGLMFYTFYYFLDAEVTSQCSFKLPTIVALNKVASPHQSFTSGTIEHRGHLKAVQSKYLQCPFFMRSIKSHFDHNYYPTENFTTIDEFLPEQIVLKIENLNAAYFHMEEDQKAWTKNGSDEVTIKIDLSIGGSGDRHTSLLYNSSTWQKVTEFWIYYFPLLAVVLWILDTIKDRLFGDYFLRSLEIIP from the exons ATGCAATTCTTTACTTTGCACCGGAAGTTCGTGTACGTTCGTTATCGGAACCAGTTGTGCTCCTGTTCTACGCTCATCGTCATCGTGCTGACCGTACTAGCCTTGATCCTACCGGCTTGGTTGCTTCTCGAAGTCAATCCCAGCACCCTGCGGGATCACTTCCGGTTGGTCTACGAGCAGCCCAATGTCGCTTTCGCTTACCGATATCTGCTGCTGGCGGAAGTTGGCCGATCGGCTGAGACGTCATCAGCCCCAGGTACCGATATCATTAGCTGCAGTTCTTTCGAGTCGTACAATTCACTGACCGAGGAATGGCAAGAGTGCAATGCGATAAAG GTAGTCAGCAGCGACGATGACATGGATGGAAAAATCGATCGGTTGAGTGCATCGGTAAGCTTCAATCTGCCGGAAGGTTCCACCGGACTGATGTTCTATACATTCTACTATTTCCTGGATGCAGAAGTTACG AGCCAGTGCAGCTTTAAATTACCGACCATAGTGGCTTTGAACAAAGTAGCTTCTCCACACCAATCATTTACATCCGGAACCATAGAGCATCGAGGCCACCTGAAGGCAGTCCAATCGAAATATTTGCAATGTCCATTTTTTATGCGCTCGATCAAATCACATTTCGATCACAATTACTACCCAACGGAAAATTTCACCACCATTGATGAATTCCTTCCGGAACAAAttgtactgaaaattgaaaaccttaATGCTGCCTACTTTCATATGGAAGAGGACCAGAAAGCTTGGACTAAAAACGGAAGTGATGAAGTGACGATTAAGATAGATTTATCAATCGGTGGATCCGGTGACAGACATACGTCGTTGTTGTACAATTCTTCAACCTGGCAGAAAGTAACTGAGTTCTGGATTTACTATTTTCCTCTGCTGGCGGTAGTCTTATGGATACTCGATACGATTAAAGACCGATTGTTTGGCGATTATTTTCTAAGATCACTGGAGATTATCCCTTAG